Within Wyeomyia smithii strain HCP4-BCI-WySm-NY-G18 chromosome 2, ASM2978416v1, whole genome shotgun sequence, the genomic segment AATTTCAACATTGAATATCTCGTTACAACGCACTGAAAACAGCATTGCACTAGCACCGATTCCCCCAAAATAAGGATTACACACTGCAGAGATAAACAACGTCAGCAATTTTGGCAAGCAGCGTACAGCCAACGAGCAAAAGATTATTGTCCCAGATAAAACCAGATGAAGCGGGTTGGAACGTTGCTATCATTTTTATCGAGCTCCTGGAGGTAAAACGTGAGTGATAAAAAAACTAAGCAAGACGtggtacaggaaaaaaaacaagaagaaaaaattCGAAACATCTTGTTTGGCCACCCTCACCTGAGCGTAGCTCGTCGAGGTAAGCACTATTGCGAAATGTACTCTTATCAGTTAGGTTGGTTTGATAAAGCTCTCTAAATTTTGGGTGACGCACAGCATTTCCACTACCTTTCAGGTCTATGCGTGGCAATACTATTGAGTAGTTTTTGTCCGATCCAGTGCCAGTTTGCATCATGTGACAACATTAAAGCTCTAAAGGCAGACGAAACCTTCTACATTCAGTCACCGAATTACAGTGGCTACTACAAAGCTAACACAAACTGCCGCTGGAAGTTATCGGCTCCCGTTGGATACGTCGTGTACCTAAACTGTTACGATGTGATTCTCCCGGCGGTAAGATTGTTACTTTTGCGAGGTACTCGAATGTTTTCAGTTTATTCACTACTCAGAGCACCAACTGTGCAGCGGACCGGATTGAAGTTTCGCTTGTCGGGAATGCTCTTCTTTCTGGTGCATCACGGTATTGCGGTCAGTCAACCTTCATACTGCAGTCGACGGCTAATCAATTGTCTTTGGCGTTGCGAACGTTGAGTACTTCCACTGGAGGTCGTTTTCGGTGTCAGGTTGTGGCAAGGAAGCTTCCCTGTGACTGCGGTCGACGTAAAACGGTCAAAATTGTGAACGGTACTCCAACACTGGTGAACGAATTTCCCATGGTGGCTGGTTTAGTTAGCATAACCGGAAGGAATGTCTTTTGTGGGGCTACCATAGGTACTCTTCACTACTTTTCTCTCGTTTATTTGGGTATCAATAATAAAGTTCTATTTCACAACAGTTTCCAATCGTCACGCTCTCACGGCGGCTCATTGCCTCACGGGGAGACAGATCTCCGCAACGGCTCTATTGGTTGGAGATCATGATCTCTCGACTGGAACCGACACTCCATATGCGAAGCTGATGGTTATTAGTACCTTTACAATCCACTCCGCTTATCGAGCACAACCATCCGCGAATGACATCGCATTGGTCCGAACTCGAGACGAAATTCAGTTCACTAACGGTGTGGGACCGGCCTGTCTGCCCTGGATTTGGCCGACGGCTACGTTTAACAATATGGCCGTTGAAGCTGCTGGCTGGGGGACGCTGGATTTTGGTGGCCAGGTGTCGAATGTTTTGCAAAAAGTTACCTTGAACGTTGTTAGCTACGAGAGTTGCCGCCAGCAGATGAGTAGTTCCTCGATTACTCAGAACCAACTTTGCACCTATGCTCCCAACCGGGATGCGTGCCAGTATGATTCGGGAGGTCCCATCTTGTACACAAACCCGAACAACGGAATCGTGTATCATATTGGGGTCATTAGCTATGGAATAGCGTGTGCCGGGAAAACTCCCGGAGTCAATACGCGGATCACTTCCTATTTGGCGTGGATAAAGTCGAATACGGTGGGGATTGATTACTGTGAAAAGTAAATGATAAAATAATCCTAAAAATAtgttgtgtatttttttaaaaggggGGGGGGTAAGTTTAAGTGACATTACATGTAGGAATATGGAAAATGGATCGATCACAGCCAGTGCGCtgatcaatccttttttctaccgAAAGCAAAAACACCATTCATTCAATATCATCTTGTCCGTTTTGTGCGGGACTTCGAACACCGTTCGTCTCTCTGAGCTAGGTACTGCGTTTCGTTTCctgattgcaaaataaaacgaacgggcATTACAATCACCTTATTTCTCTCTCGTGTAGAATTCGCGCTCATGCGTTCGCATTATTTTATGACggcttttttcgcatttttctcccgttcaatatccattgattttttttaaggggggggggatttgttagtagcttaagtatttatgataaatattagtaaataatgagtatgtgtgtccaatcacaaatggtgacttctcaacactgttagaaatttgtaattttcattattaggatttgtttgctttcgcaatcagGACTTATCGTtcatagggatttaaacctacttggcAGAATAGGGGAATcaaacttataactaacttaattgctaacttattggctttaaagagagcttatcgtagcaatagaggattgcaacgatttttgtcgaaaattgttaataattttatttgacatagcttctaatggttcaacagcagtaagtctatgtaattcgagtgcaccaaaccaaggaggacgcatcaaaatcattttcagaaatttattctgaatcctttggagcgttttctttcttgttgaacagtaacttgaccagatcggtacagcataaagcattgcttgtctaaaaatttgtttgtaaatcaaaagtttgttctttaaacaaagtttagaattcctgttaatgagaggatataaacatctcgtatatttgatgcacttggcttgtatactctcaatgtgctctttgaaaataagttttttatcgtaagttagtcccaagtacttaaccttgtcagaccaacttaaaataaccccattcatcttgacaacgtaattattgtttggcttgaggaaagaagccctaggcttatgcggaaaaatatcatttgagttttagaagcattgggagagattttccacttttgcaagcaggaagaaaaaatatccaaacttttctgcaatcgactgcatatgacacgaagactttttccttttatgaaaatgcttgtgtcatcgcagaacaatgactttgtgcatcctggaggcaaatcaggaagatctgaagtgagaATATCCATTGATGATTATTGGCAATGaacgaccgaaaaaaaaaaaatctttttatcaGCAGTCACTGTATGATTCTGACACATGTGTACAAAAGCATACTACGCATACAAGCAGTGATATTGTATCTAAATTTAATGCAGAAAatctagaattagaaaaatcaTTAAACTCCATTCAAGTATTTGATCGTCTCTAGAGAGACGGTACATTTGTAGATTCCAAACCAAAACTTCTGCCAGCTCTTTGTTTAGATTGTCTGCATCTTAAATTCGTATGTGTTCTTAAATTTTCCTCAAAACCACAGAATGAACACGTAATGACGTATTTCATTTGGCATCGTTACCAGGTGGCTAAAATAGAACGGGATTTTGATTTTTCGCACATTCTTATTATATAGTGAGCCATGTTcaatttcaactcaatttatACGCTTTCGATCGTTCAATCTATCGATCAAGACGACCAAATTTAAAACTTGTTCGAAGCTACAAGTGTTATAATTATGCCAGCCAAATCCTTGCAATCGGGAGGGAAGAGGGTAGGAATGTTAGTGTGACTTTTGTTGTTTGGAGACTTTGTTAAcgtctgcatctccacaaaagtCACGGGATGGGGATTTTTGTTAGGTACTTTGGATGTTGATTCACCTAAACATAAGATGCGATCGTACATATAACTGCTACTCGCCTCAATTCAGCTGCTACAATAAACTTATTTATATTTGGTGCCGATTTAAACCAACAGGCAGTAAGAATGCTGTTAGAGCCACGCACAAAGGTTTGTGGTTTATATATTACAATAGATCACAACCTATTTGACTTCTGAATTATTCACCCAATCTTTCtactgtcaaagaatgaatcaCGTTATGTTGCacttatatttcaaaaaaaaaatcaaattttccaaactTGAGTtcgaaatatctcaaaaatgcaTGCatttaggcgacatccataaattacgtaacgcaaaaaacccacTTTTAGCCAcacaaaacagtaaatgaatgtttatgtcaaaaattttcacgtcaagcTATTATTGGTAACATCCGCGAATCCGCTGTTAAGCTCATACTTTTCCATAGCTAAGTTACTGATAGTTGGCATGAGACCATCGCTAAATTACTGCTGGTCTAGATGAAAATAGAAGTAgatatctatacctataaaaatgcagtccggtctgtctgtcggttcgtctgatccatataggttcggaaccgatcgacgtgaaaatttgcatgtggaggttttaggAGCCGAGAAAGTTTCCTATGATactttgagacccctccctcttctggaagtgaagggtcccatacaaacgaaacacaaatttctgtacatctcgagaactaaccaagtaaatggaaccaaatttggtaggtggatgttttcaggggtaacaaattatccataatggtttgacactcctccctcttctacaagggaggggtcccatacaaatgaaacacgaatttcgcacagctcgagaaccaatcaaccaattacaaccaaatttgttatgtgaatgtttttagagctaGCAAATATGTCGATAAtagttcgactcccctccctcatCTGTGAggtaggggttccatacaaatgaaacacaaatttctgcttatctcgagaactaaccaattaACTGGAACCGAATtaggcaggtgaatgtttttaggggtaacaaatatatccataatggtttgacacccctccctcttctataagggagagatcccatacaaattaaactcaaatttcgcacagctcgagaaccaatcaagcaaatataaccaaatttggctttccttcttctggcatgcctccaaataccatttcgaaatctaagatgaagacttccggtttctgaaaaacagcggcaaatgactaaataccacccaatatgggtatttccgggattgttatgattcACTTAAggcacaaatcgacctcagacaacattttgaattgtaagtcggtgacttccggtgtctggaaagcagccaaaaatgacaaaataccacccaatataagtgtttctttaaccagaatgacgctcaggggtcagaaattgtctccaaatgtcattttaaaatccaagatggcgactcacggtttctgaaaaatagcctaaagtgaccaactaccacccaatatatgtatcaccggatccagaatgttgcaaggagctaaaaattgacctaagacaccagtttgaattgtaaaatggcaacttctgggaaacagccgaaaataaccgagtactactacatatggatatttccgtaattgaaatgatatatagaagccaagcattgaccctggacaccattttgaattcgaagatgacct encodes:
- the LOC129720549 gene encoding venom serine protease-like, translated to MKRQDVVQEKKQEEKIRNILFGHPHLSVARRGLCVAILLSSFCPIQCQFASCDNIKALKADETFYIQSPNYSGYYKANTNCRWKLSAPVGYVVYLNCYDVILPASTNCAADRIEVSLVGNALLSGASRYCGQSTFILQSTANQLSLALRTLSTSTGGRFRCQVVARKLPCDCGRRKTVKIVNGTPTLVNEFPMVAGLVSITGRNVFCGATIVSNRHALTAAHCLTGRQISATALLVGDHDLSTGTDTPYAKLMVISTFTIHSAYRAQPSANDIALVRTRDEIQFTNGVGPACLPWIWPTATFNNMAVEAAGWGTLDFGGQVSNVLQKVTLNVVSYESCRQQMSSSSITQNQLCTYAPNRDACQYDSGGPILYTNPNNGIVYHIGVISYGIACAGKTPGVNTRITSYLAWIKSNTVGIDYCEK